One region of Halomonas huangheensis genomic DNA includes:
- a CDS encoding ATP-grasp domain-containing protein — translation MKKDPNKGYIALLGWSLNAVEAAEKFDRRYVVVAPDWAEEYCTQHNIPFVSWNFERLNDRSMEIAETLKDMGVDVSIPLFEETVEWAGAINSVLLDHPRLYGQSLLLRDKALMKRRAQLGGIRVGIFEEAHDKDDVIRFLKRVNQTLLKLDGDPNDPIHLKAFDKAGCLGHRVIRTPDEIDAIPDEEFPVLMESHLDGWEFAVEAWIHNGKIAFLNISEYVSLGYSVFVPASPELERYRDKIREQIEKLIKAFDIEFGLIHPEYFVTSDGEMYFGEVAYRPPGFKVFELLERVYGFSAYQASMLVFDPKATAEEVAEFFPREVVDANGFAGCFGVYPRRRVVSRLEIPEQVEDHPYFESHELTPPVEETVTKRTAFGTHWGLVYFRGDDAVTLRDLLKEQEELDYYV, via the coding sequence ATGAAAAAGGATCCCAACAAGGGCTACATCGCCCTACTGGGCTGGAGCCTGAATGCCGTAGAGGCCGCCGAGAAATTCGACCGCCGCTATGTAGTGGTAGCCCCCGACTGGGCTGAGGAATACTGTACTCAGCACAATATTCCCTTTGTTTCCTGGAACTTCGAGCGTCTCAATGACCGCTCCATGGAAATTGCCGAAACGCTCAAGGACATGGGCGTCGACGTGTCGATTCCGCTGTTCGAGGAAACCGTCGAATGGGCCGGTGCCATCAACTCGGTGCTGCTGGATCACCCTCGCCTTTACGGCCAGTCCCTGCTGCTGCGCGACAAGGCGTTGATGAAGCGCCGAGCCCAGTTGGGCGGCATTCGCGTGGGTATCTTCGAGGAAGCACACGACAAGGATGATGTGATTCGTTTCCTCAAGCGCGTCAACCAGACACTGCTCAAGCTGGACGGTGACCCCAATGATCCCATCCACCTGAAAGCTTTCGACAAGGCAGGCTGCCTCGGACACCGGGTCATTCGCACCCCCGACGAGATCGACGCCATTCCGGACGAGGAATTTCCGGTACTGATGGAGTCTCACCTTGATGGCTGGGAATTTGCCGTTGAGGCATGGATTCATAACGGCAAGATCGCCTTCCTCAACATCTCCGAATATGTGTCGCTGGGTTACTCGGTGTTCGTGCCGGCTTCTCCTGAACTGGAGCGGTACCGCGACAAGATACGCGAACAGATCGAAAAGCTGATCAAGGCGTTTGATATCGAGTTCGGCCTGATCCATCCGGAATATTTTGTCACCAGCGACGGCGAAATGTACTTCGGCGAGGTCGCCTACCGTCCACCGGGCTTCAAGGTCTTCGAACTGCTGGAGCGTGTCTATGGGTTCAGCGCCTATCAGGCCAGCATGCTGGTCTTCGACCCCAAGGCCACGGCCGAAGAAGTCGCAGAGTTCTTCCCTCGTGAAGTCGTGGATGCCAATGGCTTTGCTGGCTGCTTCGGGGTGTATCCACGCCGTCGCGTCGTCAGCCGTCTGGAGATTCCCGAGCAGGTGGAGGACCACCCCTACTTTGAATCCCATGAGCTGACCCCACCGGTTGAAGAGACCGTTACCAAGCGTACGGCCTTCGGTACACACTGGGGACTGGTGTACTTCCGTGGCGATGATGCGGTTACCCTGCGTGACCTGCTGAAAGAACAGGAAGAGCTCGACTACTACGTATAG
- a CDS encoding DUF1254 domain-containing protein translates to MSPLVGQINDGNWLAEDEAQSLLAEVYYQRAVYAYMTMLPALNVIGMRDGSQETFGEGYNVLPIWKDRMDSRAWVPTPNADVIYSMTYLDLKETGPLVVKAPPNVIGMFTDFFQRTITDVGAIGPDRARGGLYLLLPPGYEGHVPSSYMAFESSTYNVFLFFRTIMGQGDGEPDPAPAVETAEQTRIYPLWAEEKNIPAMEFPNASGQRLDMMYPTDMEYWTKLKEFVDYEPVEAITPELRGVLASIGIIKGQPFEPNDWQREALGKAVVDAPKMILASAQLGREDGRSKYYEDRQWERAWAAGTAEWMQESYLDLGARSRFFQYAYSSAPAMVMRTTGAGSKYPFTIRDADGDLLEGGQTYKLHLPADIPAALFWAVTAYNVTDGTMPETDQLLPSTNGYYDIPKNDDGSIDLYFGPEQPEGVEDAAFIKTVPGRNFVAVLRLYGAEDAFYDQTWKPDDLVKVEP, encoded by the coding sequence ATGTCTCCCCTTGTAGGGCAGATCAACGACGGCAATTGGCTGGCTGAGGACGAAGCGCAGTCGCTGTTGGCCGAGGTCTACTACCAGCGCGCGGTCTATGCCTACATGACGATGCTGCCCGCATTGAACGTGATCGGCATGCGCGACGGATCCCAGGAAACCTTTGGCGAAGGCTACAACGTCCTTCCGATCTGGAAGGACCGGATGGACAGCCGCGCCTGGGTGCCAACGCCCAATGCCGACGTGATCTATTCGATGACCTATCTCGACCTGAAGGAGACCGGTCCGCTGGTCGTGAAGGCACCGCCGAATGTCATTGGCATGTTCACCGACTTCTTCCAGCGTACGATCACCGATGTCGGCGCGATCGGTCCAGACCGGGCACGTGGCGGGCTCTACCTGCTGCTGCCACCGGGCTATGAAGGCCACGTACCGTCCAGCTACATGGCGTTCGAGTCCTCGACCTACAACGTGTTCCTGTTCTTCCGCACCATCATGGGCCAGGGCGATGGTGAGCCAGATCCGGCACCCGCCGTCGAGACCGCCGAACAAACGCGGATCTACCCCCTCTGGGCCGAGGAAAAGAACATCCCCGCGATGGAGTTTCCGAACGCCAGCGGCCAGCGCCTCGACATGATGTATCCGACGGATATGGAATACTGGACCAAGCTCAAGGAGTTCGTCGATTACGAACCTGTCGAAGCGATCACTCCCGAATTGCGCGGTGTTCTGGCCTCGATCGGCATCATCAAGGGCCAGCCCTTCGAGCCAAACGACTGGCAGCGCGAGGCGCTGGGAAAGGCAGTCGTCGACGCACCGAAGATGATCCTCGCCTCGGCACAGCTTGGCCGCGAGGACGGACGCAGCAAGTATTACGAGGACCGTCAGTGGGAGCGCGCCTGGGCGGCAGGCACGGCCGAATGGATGCAGGAAAGCTACCTCGATCTCGGCGCACGGTCACGCTTCTTCCAGTATGCCTATTCCTCGGCCCCGGCGATGGTGATGCGCACGACCGGCGCGGGTTCGAAATACCCCTTCACGATCCGCGATGCCGACGGCGACCTGCTTGAAGGAGGCCAGACCTACAAGCTGCACCTGCCAGCAGACATTCCGGCGGCGCTCTTCTGGGCGGTGACCGCTTACAATGTCACCGACGGTACGATGCCCGAGACCGACCAGCTTCTGCCCTCGACCAATGGGTATTACGACATTCCGAAGAACGACGACGGATCCATCGATCTCTATTTCGGACCGGAACAACCCGAAGGGGTGGAAGATGCCGCCTTCATCAAGACAGTACCGGGACGGAACTTCGTCGCCGTTCTGCGGCTCTATGGCGCCGAGGACGCCTTCTACGACCAGACCTGGAAACCGGACGACCTCGTCAAGGTCGAGCCATAA
- a CDS encoding DUF1254 domain-containing protein, with product MKPTASLFKVALLSTCLLGTSAALAQQPPAQSFSDLNMPSAEVTPHPEYIKALARTAYLWGWPMVNMQNRHDQITQAPEPGRLGGVLPVAPRGQIGMLADYIEPSQRFIACPNQDVVYGLGFFDLDEEPVVVQVPDFGDRFWVYAAYDQRTDQFGELGKPYDTKPGFYLMVGPNWDGETPEGITGVIQSSTSLANIVPRVFMNDTDEDRAAIQDLIDQVVVYPLADFDGEMKTIDWSEAPAIPNPSDSGGGGETQWVVPENYFDQLGGVLDAVAPLPGEEAMYAQFRWLLDLAERDPDIKQVLVDEAIATDEEVIKPFLRWEHNGRPAGNGWNRSTNNAEWGVDYYDRTGTARSNMFDNRPNETQYFYTDYDASGEQLVGSNSYTVTFPADALPPVNGFWSMTMYDEAHFFADNDLGRYSLGTKNTDLQMNDDGSLTIHVGATKPEDAPESNWLPAPEENFSLYIRAYWGKDAILDGSWQPPAIEVAE from the coding sequence ATGAAACCAACAGCTTCACTTTTCAAGGTGGCGCTGCTCAGCACGTGTCTATTGGGAACATCAGCAGCACTGGCCCAGCAGCCCCCCGCGCAAAGCTTCTCTGACCTCAATATGCCGTCGGCCGAGGTCACGCCGCACCCCGAATACATCAAGGCACTGGCCCGCACCGCCTATCTCTGGGGCTGGCCGATGGTGAACATGCAGAACCGGCATGACCAGATCACTCAGGCGCCGGAGCCGGGCCGCCTGGGCGGTGTTCTTCCGGTGGCACCGCGCGGTCAGATCGGCATGCTCGCAGACTATATTGAGCCCAGCCAGCGGTTTATCGCCTGCCCGAACCAGGACGTCGTCTACGGTCTCGGCTTCTTCGACCTCGACGAAGAACCGGTGGTTGTGCAAGTACCCGATTTCGGAGATCGCTTCTGGGTCTATGCGGCTTATGACCAGCGTACGGACCAGTTTGGTGAACTGGGCAAACCCTATGACACCAAGCCTGGCTTCTACCTGATGGTTGGGCCGAACTGGGATGGCGAAACACCTGAAGGCATCACTGGTGTCATCCAATCCTCGACCTCGCTGGCCAACATCGTCCCGCGCGTCTTCATGAACGACACCGACGAGGACCGAGCCGCCATACAGGACCTGATCGATCAGGTCGTCGTCTATCCGCTGGCCGACTTCGACGGTGAGATGAAGACCATCGACTGGAGCGAAGCACCGGCGATCCCGAACCCCAGTGACAGCGGCGGTGGCGGCGAAACCCAGTGGGTCGTGCCCGAGAACTACTTCGACCAGTTGGGCGGAGTCCTCGATGCCGTGGCACCACTGCCTGGCGAAGAAGCGATGTATGCCCAGTTCCGCTGGCTGCTCGACCTTGCGGAGCGCGATCCTGACATCAAGCAGGTGCTCGTCGACGAGGCCATCGCCACCGACGAGGAGGTTATCAAGCCCTTCCTGCGCTGGGAACACAACGGCAGACCTGCCGGCAACGGCTGGAACCGCTCGACGAACAACGCCGAATGGGGAGTTGATTATTACGACCGCACCGGCACAGCGCGGTCCAACATGTTCGACAACCGTCCGAACGAGACGCAGTACTTCTACACCGATTACGACGCCTCGGGCGAACAGCTCGTGGGCTCGAACAGCTACACAGTCACCTTCCCGGCAGACGCTCTGCCGCCGGTCAACGGCTTCTGGTCAATGACCATGTATGACGAGGCGCATTTCTTTGCCGATAACGACCTGGGCCGCTATTCGCTGGGGACCAAGAACACTGACCTCCAGATGAACGACGACGGGTCACTGACCATTCATGTTGGCGCGACGAAGCCTGAAGATGCTCCCGAAAGCAACTGGCTACCTGCTCCCGAGGAGAATTTCTCGCTCTACATCCGCGCTTACTGGGGCAAGGACGCCATTCTTGATGGATCATGGCAGCCGCCTGCCATTGAAGTTGCTGAATAA
- a CDS encoding thiamine pyrophosphate-binding protein has product MTTITVGEAVARTLEAYSVSAVYGVISIHNLPIADAIGQRQRVRFVPSRGEAGAVTMADGHTRMGGLGVALTSTGAGAGNAVGAMLEALNAGTPLLHITGQVEQAYLDRDAGFIHETRDQMGFLQACSKRAYRANTAEQVVPLLHRAIQEAMTLPRGPVSIEIPIDIQASEVDWVESTPVQAAAPAPVTDAEIERLAEQVLAARRPMLWIGGGCLEAGDAVRRLADIGLPVVSSTHARGVLADSHPRSLRAFHSAPAVEELYAQSDLMLVAGSRLRSNETRTYSVELPHPLVQIDVDPAAAQRNYTADTFLCGECGDVLARLAERLEGKFTPDADFDNAVARAVQDAEKALRKQVGEYARLSDAIRDALPEDGVFVRDITVSGSTWGSRLLPIELPLTNIHSLAGAIGQGLATGIGCAVGAEGRKVVTIVGDGGLMLMVGELATLAQESLDMTLVVMNDGGYGVMRGIQKKYFDGRQYYNDLHTPDFQAMAAALDLPHWKVSHGDDFQSVIAEAVGYDGPAVVEVDMNNVGPLEFSGPPQKKLY; this is encoded by the coding sequence ATGACAACCATTACCGTGGGCGAAGCCGTCGCTCGTACTCTGGAAGCCTATTCGGTCTCGGCCGTCTACGGCGTCATCTCCATCCATAACCTGCCGATTGCCGATGCCATTGGCCAGCGCCAGCGCGTGCGCTTCGTTCCCTCGCGTGGCGAGGCAGGCGCAGTGACCATGGCCGACGGGCATACCCGCATGGGCGGACTCGGCGTTGCCCTGACCAGCACCGGCGCCGGAGCCGGTAATGCGGTGGGCGCCATGCTCGAAGCCCTGAATGCCGGCACTCCACTACTGCATATCACCGGCCAGGTCGAACAGGCCTACCTGGATCGCGACGCCGGCTTCATTCACGAGACCCGCGACCAGATGGGCTTCCTCCAGGCCTGCTCCAAACGTGCCTACCGGGCCAACACCGCCGAGCAGGTGGTGCCCTTGCTGCATCGCGCCATTCAGGAAGCCATGACCCTGCCGCGTGGTCCGGTCAGCATCGAGATCCCCATCGATATCCAGGCCAGTGAAGTGGATTGGGTAGAGTCAACGCCGGTACAAGCTGCTGCGCCAGCACCGGTGACCGATGCCGAGATCGAGCGCCTGGCCGAGCAGGTATTGGCCGCCAGGCGCCCCATGCTGTGGATTGGCGGTGGCTGCCTCGAGGCAGGCGATGCCGTGCGCCGCCTGGCGGATATTGGCCTGCCGGTGGTGTCCAGCACTCATGCCCGTGGCGTACTGGCTGACAGCCATCCGCGCAGCCTGCGCGCCTTCCACAGTGCCCCGGCGGTGGAGGAGCTTTACGCGCAGAGCGATCTGATGCTGGTGGCCGGCTCACGCCTGCGCAGCAATGAAACCCGTACTTACTCCGTGGAACTCCCCCATCCGCTGGTGCAGATCGATGTCGACCCTGCCGCAGCACAGCGCAACTACACTGCCGACACCTTCCTGTGCGGCGAGTGTGGCGATGTGCTGGCTCGCCTGGCCGAGCGGCTCGAAGGCAAGTTCACCCCTGATGCCGACTTCGACAACGCTGTTGCGCGAGCCGTACAGGATGCCGAGAAGGCACTGCGCAAGCAGGTCGGTGAATACGCCAGGCTGAGCGATGCCATTCGTGATGCCCTGCCCGAAGATGGCGTGTTCGTCCGCGACATCACCGTTTCCGGCAGCACCTGGGGAAGCCGTCTGCTGCCGATCGAACTCCCGCTGACCAACATCCATTCTCTGGCCGGCGCCATCGGCCAGGGCCTGGCCACCGGTATCGGCTGTGCCGTGGGTGCAGAGGGACGCAAGGTCGTGACCATCGTCGGTGATGGCGGGCTGATGCTGATGGTCGGCGAACTCGCCACACTCGCCCAGGAATCCCTCGACATGACGCTGGTGGTCATGAACGACGGTGGTTACGGCGTGATGCGCGGCATACAGAAAAAGTACTTCGATGGTCGTCAATATTACAACGACCTGCACACACCTGACTTTCAGGCCATGGCGGCGGCCCTTGACCTACCCCATTGGAAAGTCAGTCATGGCGATGACTTTCAGTCGGTAATCGCTGAAGCCGTGGGATATGACGGTCCCGCTGTCGTCGAAGTCGACATGAATAACGTCGGGCCGCTCGAGTTCTCTGGCCCTCCCCAGAAGAAGCTCTATTGA
- a CDS encoding aldehyde dehydrogenase, whose translation MTDKIFVAGEWREGRGDLMVSRFPADGSINAELNAASLEDVEDAVQAADAAWRVPCWRGRQPHERAEVLYRVSDLIKARVDDLAALQTRDNGKPLAEARGLVASAAATARYFAAACETLEGELPTQRNSDFMTLSQYEPLGVIAAITPWNSPIASEMQKIAPALAGGNAVVLKPAEATPLLALKLAELFEEAGLPKGLLSVLPGRGSVIGEAIVRHPKVRKISFTGGTNTGRHLAHIAADKLIGTSLELGGKSPTIICEDADLEQAIKGVAYGIFSSAGQACIAGSRLFIQRRLYDEAIERLTAITRNLRVGHPETPGIHLGPLISERHRDSVAAYVERAREEGGNIRAGGRIPDSPELSNGSFYLPTLIDGLAHDSTVCQEEIFGPVLVALPYDDEDELVGLANDNAYGLAAGIWSRDYQRALRLASKLEAGTVWINTYKKFSISTPFGGYKDSGLGREKGRQGIHAYMQQKSLYLGLDATPMNWCD comes from the coding sequence ATGACCGACAAGATTTTCGTCGCCGGCGAATGGCGTGAAGGCCGCGGCGACCTCATGGTGTCGCGCTTCCCTGCCGATGGCTCGATCAATGCCGAACTCAATGCCGCCAGCCTCGAGGATGTCGAGGATGCGGTGCAAGCCGCCGATGCCGCCTGGCGTGTGCCTTGCTGGCGTGGCCGCCAGCCCCATGAGCGGGCCGAGGTGCTGTACCGCGTCAGTGACCTGATCAAGGCACGCGTGGACGACCTGGCAGCGCTGCAGACCCGCGACAATGGCAAGCCGTTGGCCGAAGCGCGTGGCCTGGTGGCCAGTGCCGCCGCCACGGCCCGCTACTTCGCCGCCGCCTGTGAAACCCTGGAAGGTGAACTGCCGACCCAGCGTAACAGCGACTTCATGACCCTCAGCCAGTACGAGCCTCTGGGTGTCATTGCCGCGATCACCCCATGGAATTCGCCGATTGCCAGCGAAATGCAGAAGATTGCCCCCGCGCTGGCCGGCGGCAACGCTGTGGTGCTCAAGCCCGCCGAGGCCACTCCGCTGCTGGCACTCAAGCTCGCTGAACTCTTCGAGGAAGCGGGCTTGCCCAAGGGCCTGCTCAGCGTGTTGCCTGGACGTGGCAGCGTGATCGGCGAAGCCATCGTGCGTCACCCCAAGGTACGCAAGATCTCCTTCACCGGAGGCACTAATACCGGCCGTCACCTGGCGCATATTGCCGCTGACAAGCTGATTGGTACTTCGCTGGAACTGGGTGGCAAGTCACCGACGATCATCTGCGAGGACGCCGATCTGGAGCAGGCCATCAAAGGCGTGGCCTACGGCATTTTCAGCTCCGCAGGACAGGCCTGCATTGCCGGTTCTCGGCTGTTCATCCAGCGTCGCCTCTACGACGAAGCTATCGAGCGCCTGACCGCCATTACCCGCAACCTGCGCGTTGGCCACCCCGAGACACCAGGCATTCACCTCGGCCCACTTATCAGTGAAAGGCATCGTGACAGTGTCGCAGCCTACGTCGAGCGAGCCCGCGAGGAAGGCGGCAATATTCGCGCCGGTGGCAGGATTCCTGACTCGCCCGAACTGAGCAATGGCAGCTTCTACCTGCCGACCCTGATCGACGGCCTGGCCCACGACAGCACGGTTTGCCAGGAGGAAATCTTCGGCCCGGTGCTGGTCGCCCTGCCCTATGACGACGAAGACGAGCTGGTCGGCCTGGCCAACGACAATGCCTATGGTCTGGCCGCCGGCATCTGGAGCCGCGACTACCAACGTGCCTTGCGCCTGGCCAGCAAACTCGAGGCCGGCACGGTGTGGATCAACACCTACAAGAAATTCTCCATCTCGACACCCTTCGGCGGCTACAAGGACAGCGGCCTCGGGCGTGAAAAAGGACGCCAGGGCATCCACGCCTACATGCAGCAGAAGAGCCTGTATCTGGGCCTCGATGCCACTCCCATGAACTGGTGCGACTAA
- a CDS encoding aspartate dehydrogenase, which produces MTKRLLMIGYGAMGAEVHRLLPDGMELAWVVVPEAFATQVRDRLADKVSVLTRIDQCSEAPDLVVECAGQPGLAEHGEAVLHRGLTMAVVATGALADEALYQRLATAAREGGGRMQLLSGAVAGMDGLAAAREGGLDEVVYEACKAPRSWQGSHAETLIDLDAVSERTVFFEGDAGEAARLFPANSNVAATIALAGLGMRNTRVQLAVDPATSRNTHRIHASGRFGEFSIELNGHPLESNPKTSTLAALSVVRACRQVLEPVSF; this is translated from the coding sequence ATGACAAAGCGACTCCTGATGATCGGCTATGGCGCAATGGGCGCCGAAGTACACCGCCTGCTTCCCGACGGCATGGAACTGGCCTGGGTAGTGGTACCGGAAGCCTTTGCCACCCAGGTCCGCGACCGTCTGGCCGACAAGGTCAGCGTACTGACCCGCATTGATCAGTGCAGCGAAGCCCCGGACCTGGTGGTCGAATGCGCCGGCCAGCCCGGCCTGGCCGAGCATGGCGAAGCCGTGCTGCATCGTGGCCTGACCATGGCCGTGGTGGCTACCGGAGCGTTGGCTGACGAAGCCCTCTATCAGCGCCTGGCTACTGCCGCCCGGGAAGGCGGTGGCCGTATGCAGTTACTGTCAGGCGCCGTGGCCGGCATGGATGGCCTGGCGGCGGCTCGCGAAGGGGGGCTGGACGAGGTTGTCTATGAAGCCTGCAAGGCCCCACGCAGTTGGCAAGGCAGCCATGCCGAAACGCTGATCGACCTGGATGCCGTCAGTGAGCGCACGGTGTTCTTCGAGGGCGACGCCGGTGAAGCTGCGCGCCTGTTCCCGGCCAACTCCAACGTGGCCGCCACTATCGCGCTGGCCGGACTCGGTATGCGCAACACCCGAGTGCAGCTCGCAGTTGACCCGGCCACTAGCCGCAACACCCATCGAATCCATGCCAGCGGGCGCTTTGGTGAGTTCAGTATCGAGCTCAACGGCCACCCACTGGAAAGCAATCCCAAGACCTCGACCCTCGCCGCCCTGTCGGTGGTTCGCGCCTGCCGTCAGGTGCTTGAGCCGGTCTCGTTCTAA
- a CDS encoding SDR family oxidoreductase, producing the protein MSFMIEERVAVVTGGSSGIGLETVRLLLAHGAKVAMCGRNHERLETARTELTREFPQAELLTATCDVLDSDSCEAFAAAVSERFGAADMLIANAGQGYVAHLDDTPKEAWLSETNLKLFGVLNPMNAFRRQLAASDIGSLTCVNSLLALQPETHMIATSAARAALLNMTHSLSHELIKEGIRVNSILLGMVESGQWRRRFEQRDDPSQSWEEWIAAIASKRGIPMGRLGYPQEPARALVFLASPMASFTTGAALDVSGGFNRHL; encoded by the coding sequence ATGAGTTTCATGATCGAAGAGCGGGTAGCCGTCGTCACCGGGGGCTCCTCAGGTATTGGCCTGGAAACAGTACGCCTGCTGCTGGCCCATGGTGCCAAAGTGGCCATGTGTGGCCGCAACCACGAGCGCCTCGAAACCGCGCGGACCGAACTGACTCGGGAATTTCCCCAGGCCGAGTTGCTGACCGCGACATGCGATGTGCTCGATTCCGATTCCTGCGAGGCGTTCGCTGCCGCAGTATCCGAGCGCTTCGGTGCTGCCGACATGCTGATCGCCAACGCTGGCCAGGGCTATGTTGCCCATCTCGACGACACCCCCAAAGAAGCCTGGTTGTCCGAGACCAACCTCAAGCTGTTCGGCGTGCTCAATCCAATGAACGCCTTTCGCCGCCAACTGGCAGCTTCCGATATCGGTTCGCTGACCTGCGTCAACTCACTGCTGGCGTTGCAGCCCGAGACCCACATGATTGCCACCTCCGCTGCACGCGCGGCCCTGCTCAACATGACGCATTCGCTGTCTCACGAGCTGATCAAGGAAGGAATTCGCGTCAACTCCATCCTGCTGGGCATGGTCGAATCCGGCCAATGGCGACGTCGCTTCGAGCAACGCGATGACCCATCGCAGAGCTGGGAAGAGTGGATCGCTGCCATCGCCAGCAAGCGTGGCATTCCCATGGGCCGCCTTGGATATCCTCAGGAGCCGGCACGCGCACTGGTCTTTCTCGCCTCCCCCATGGCCTCTTTCACCACCGGCGCCGCCCTGGATGTCTCCGGTGGCTTCAACCGTCACCTATGA
- a CDS encoding alpha/beta fold hydrolase: MTPQTMTSQTMTSQYATPSSLALADGRQSWRDSGEGPAIVLLHGISSGSASWAPVVEHLGGYRLLAWDAPGYADSQALSSPQPTAGDYAARLDAWLDALDVKRCVLVGHSLGAMMASAYMALRPERLAGVILADPALGYRDADADKRDEVYRSRWTMLAEQGHEAYAAARAPRLLRDDANPEDIARVREGMQRLHVEGFAQASWMLANDALEGYLSGGLNVPATVLCGDEDRITTPQASRALAERLGLPYHAIPRAGHASYIDAPQAFADVVDTFSRPLLKTQ, translated from the coding sequence ATGACACCCCAGACCATGACATCCCAGACCATGACATCTCAGTACGCAACACCCAGCAGCCTGGCATTGGCTGATGGCCGTCAGTCCTGGCGGGATAGCGGCGAGGGCCCCGCCATCGTGCTGCTGCATGGCATCAGCTCCGGCTCGGCTTCCTGGGCACCAGTGGTAGAGCACCTGGGCGGTTACCGGTTGCTGGCCTGGGATGCTCCCGGCTACGCCGATAGCCAGGCACTCAGCAGCCCTCAACCGACTGCGGGCGACTATGCCGCACGTCTCGATGCCTGGCTCGATGCGCTGGACGTCAAGCGCTGCGTACTGGTCGGCCACTCACTCGGCGCCATGATGGCCAGTGCCTACATGGCCCTCAGACCCGAGAGGCTGGCAGGGGTAATCCTGGCCGATCCCGCTCTGGGATATCGCGATGCCGATGCCGACAAGCGTGATGAGGTCTATCGCAGTCGCTGGACGATGCTCGCCGAGCAAGGTCACGAGGCCTACGCAGCAGCCCGCGCTCCGCGACTGCTGCGTGACGACGCCAACCCGGAGGACATCGCCCGGGTACGCGAAGGCATGCAACGCCTGCATGTCGAAGGCTTCGCCCAGGCCAGTTGGATGCTGGCCAACGATGCTCTGGAGGGCTATCTGAGCGGCGGCCTGAACGTTCCCGCAACCGTGCTGTGTGGCGATGAGGATCGCATCACCACGCCGCAGGCTTCACGGGCCCTGGCCGAACGACTCGGGCTGCCCTATCACGCGATCCCTCGCGCTGGACACGCCAGCTATATCGATGCACCGCAGGCCTTTGCCGACGTCGTCGACACATTCTCTCGCCCACTGCTCAAGACGCAATGA
- a CDS encoding cupin domain-containing protein, with protein MSEQFATWKKPDDLPFDTWIESRIARFKGRKYDWNALKFQADFDPKYRRAQMRYIGTGATGVANDTNTIPAEHFTFSTMVLPSKCEGPLHVHDDVEEVFFVLKGSIRLFIKDGDNYTETVLEERDVISVPPGIYRGLLNESEEEALMCVMLGTPKPQIPTYPDDHPLASVKRNG; from the coding sequence ATGTCCGAACAGTTCGCTACCTGGAAGAAGCCAGACGACCTGCCTTTCGACACCTGGATCGAGTCACGTATCGCTCGCTTCAAGGGCCGCAAGTATGACTGGAATGCCCTGAAGTTTCAGGCTGACTTCGACCCCAAATACCGCCGCGCCCAGATGCGCTATATCGGCACCGGAGCCACCGGCGTGGCCAACGACACCAACACCATTCCGGCCGAACACTTCACCTTCTCGACCATGGTGCTGCCTTCCAAGTGTGAAGGGCCGCTGCATGTCCACGATGACGTCGAAGAAGTCTTCTTCGTGCTCAAGGGCAGCATTCGCCTGTTCATCAAGGACGGCGACAACTACACCGAGACCGTGCTCGAAGAGCGCGATGTGATCTCCGTGCCACCGGGTATCTATCGCGGCCTGCTCAACGAGAGCGAAGAGGAAGCCCTGATGTGCGTGATGCTGGGCACGCCCAAGCCGCAGATCCCGACCTACCCGGACGATCACCCGCTGGCGAGCGTCAAGCGTAACGGATAA